AAATGATTTGCTTAACACTTCTTAAATATAGAAGAAGTAAAAAATATGGAGATAAAGATGGTAATCCTTTATCTTTTGAAAATTTCCGAGAAATTATCACGGATATAGAGATCAATGAATTAAATAAATTGCTTGAAAAAGGTATATTCCGGTTAACTGCTGATCATAAGTATGAATTTGTGAATTCTAAAAATATGACAGGTATTAATAATATTTATAGAATAATTTTACCTACTGCTGAGATTTTCCCAACTTTAACTGCTACTGGTTCTAAAGACTATATCGCAACTGTATCTATTCATGCTAGTCATCCACAGGAATATAAAAATCTTTTCTTAGAAAAAATTTATCAACCGCAGAAATATATACCCATTACTGCAAAACACGCTTGTAAGTTACAAGGATTTCCTATAGATTTTGAATACCATACAAAAGATGAAGTAGCTAAAAAACAGTTTGGTAATGCTGTTCCTGTACCTGTGGTTGAATATGTAGCTAAAGAATTACTAAGGATTCTTGATATCTAACTAATTTGGATAAAAAATATCATGAAATTCCTCTGCAAAGTTTTCTTGTCCTAATTCAACAAAAAGTGATTGTAACTCCTCAAATGTATTTTCTTTTCCCGAACAAAAATCCCAAAATTCATTTTCAACCCATATATCTTGGGTAATATCTAGAGGAGAACTAGATAACATACTTTTTTTCTCTTCATACCAAGATTTTTTAAAAGGATTAAAAGGAATAGCAATACGCGTTTCTACGTTAGCATCAGGATGTTTAGCAAGTCTGTAAGCATACCATTCCAGCATTTGTTTGTTGAATTTTTTAAAATCACCTTGATTTGATTGTGTAGTTTTAATGTCAAATATATACTCAATTCCATCTTTAGACAAATGAAGATCAACTCCAGTTCCCGTTGAAGGAGATATGTATTTCTTGATGTCTTGAGGATTTATTTTTAAAGCAGCATTTTTTAGACTTTGTATACATTCTTTTGTTGAAATTCTCCTATTATTAGGCTTATTTTCTCGTTCGGACACTAATCTATCTAATTCACTCTGTAAAGTTTTGGGAAATGGAGTTGGAATTACTATTTTCTCTTGAATGATTTCAAATCCATTTAACTCTGCTAAAGTTTTAGCTATAGGTTCCCAACAAGTTGTTCCTAAACTTGTTTCTAGTCCACCAATCAGAGAACGTATGCGTCTTTCTTTGGGGAAAATATCATCTAATACTTGGTAATTTTTTATTTTCTTACCTTTGAAAAAATTCCTAATTGATTTCTTGAGATTTTCTTTAATTATCCGTTTAATATGCTTATCCATAATTCAATTAGTATGATGTGTTTGTGGAATTGTTCGCGCATAAGCTAGATTAGACAAACATATGGCTTTGGCTAATTTTGTCATGTAAGAAAACATTACATTAGTTATGCGATTTCTGTGGACTGCTGAACGCTACCGCTTTGATCCCTTTTAAATTAAACATATTAATTTATTAATTTAGTGATATATACGGTCATTCTCGTTATCTTATCAGCTTTGGATATATTTTGGCAAATGAAACTGATCTCAGAATTTATGCCAATCTAGATATAGAAGTCTCTCAATAACTTAATTTGTAGGAAACACCCATGAACAGTTCTCAGATAGTTGCAATTATTACAGGGGCAATTTCTATACTTCTGGCGATTGCATACCTAATTGTTGTGCAAATTATTGATTACCGGGATATGAAACCAGCGCCTATTAGCGAACTTACCCCAGTCGTAATCATTGCGACAAGTAATTTACCTAATTTACAGTTTGACATAATTGCTAAAGTGTGAAACAGATGGGGTAGATGATTCTGCCCCTACTCTATGATAGAAAGATAATCCATAGACTTAAACCAATAGTTGTTATTTAATAATTCAATTGATGGAAATATAAGAATTCTTTACAGAAAATATCGTAAATTTGTTTAATTAAATAATTCCTTTTTGGCATGGATAAAGGTAAGCTATTGATAACAATATTAAATAAAGATAAATTTTCATTATCTGTCATGACTAGGTTGATAGGGATCAACGCTAGTTAGTGTGTTTTCTTTAAGTTTTGCTGCAAACTATAGAGGTAATTGAATGAATCAGTATTTATTAGATACTGTTTGGCTGATTCCTGTTTATGCTTTAATAGGTGGGCTTTTAGCCATACCTTGGTCGCCGGGAATCATTCGCAAAACAGGCCCTCGACCAGCCGGATATGTCAACGTGGTTATGACCTTGTTCTCCTTTTTTCATGCTGTCTTGGCTTTTCCAGGGACTTGGAATCATCCAGCTAAAGAAGTATTTATTCCTTGGTTATCTACCGCAGGTTTAAATCTGAC
The window above is part of the Dolichospermum sp. DET69 genome. Proteins encoded here:
- a CDS encoding TdeIII family type II restriction endonuclease translates to MDKHIKRIIKENLKKSIRNFFKGKKIKNYQVLDDIFPKERRIRSLIGGLETSLGTTCWEPIAKTLAELNGFEIIQEKIVIPTPFPKTLQSELDRLVSERENKPNNRRISTKECIQSLKNAALKINPQDIKKYISPSTGTGVDLHLSKDGIEYIFDIKTTQSNQGDFKKFNKQMLEWYAYRLAKHPDANVETRIAIPFNPFKKSWYEEKKSMLSSSPLDITQDIWVENEFWDFCSGKENTFEELQSLFVELGQENFAEEFHDIFYPN